In Verrucomicrobiia bacterium, one genomic interval encodes:
- a CDS encoding autotransporter-associated beta strand repeat-containing protein produces the protein MKITPLQFLTMFAAAFFTSGIASAGTYSWTGASGTDLLWATPGNWDPAGPPTLTDSAIFNDEGATNSSGADAADNVVGADFSIAALAYSQTNGFHNTFLASGVTLVVSNSAAGNVLLAGTETDNGSSQRETNTVSGSGALVLNNPSANVLVRQGSAAGNGAKSTLDLSGLDTFTAMLGRLLVGTANSSPSINRSTGMLLLAKTNTITARSSTVAAIDVGHSSSNNGGGSLWYLGQTNAIFAASIATGSEKETGSSILFNPAFTSPVAYFRAADGVSRVNIWSMGDGGANSGTTTCRGTDDFTGGYVDAQVNTIVVGRASTAGTGANTSTGILTFDAGVVDVNTLQAGLQTSANNKSGNGTVNVNGTGTLLVNATLELGHTTGGNGAASTSGTLNINGGTVIANVITNAGAGTTAINLSDGKLVVTNYGGSVGTTVSPIGALGIGDSILTLAAAAGTPSVVANIFFVSSITNNTINIASIPMVSAYPAQFPLIQATALNSADFVLGALPASSPNYQGYISNNFANSSVDLVLTNGPTLSFQLEWAGTASDVWDTTSLNWLKLGTPVAFNNGQPVQFDDSATGPTTINLSATLLPGDLIVSNSSKTYAFTGPGSIAGGTGLTKAGTGTLIVDNSAGNAFSGSITIDSGAVHVGNSDTNGTLPSSAILDNGELAWNRADSVVVPNAISGAGSFVQEGTGSVALTGADTYTGATLANAGLLLVNTTLAGGGVLTNAPGATLGGNGTNTGPVTASGIINPGNGPTAGSFGAGDLTLYPGAGLAFDMNPADATPGSGINDIIEVAGNLALNNNQVMVNFEGLPAIGVPYRLMDYSGTRTGSFNPVVGGTHYTAALDLSTPNQVNVTFSGSGANLKWNSTSSGSWDIGVSANWLNLANSSPDVFYSGDTVLFDDSVAGVVTNINIGAGVLIAPTALTNISSANNFTITGAGQIIGGGSIVKGGTSLLALNTANPAFTGPIDVMAGTLQVGSGSALGTPANGATIETGAALDVNGQNLGSKPITVSGAGVGGLGAIINSGAQQINALKVVTLAGDTTFGGTGRWDIRGGSASISTGGQPYNIIKTGTNQVSLVAVNPIDAALGNIDIQEGIFAIQTTTTQVGDSTKTITVHTNAILDVYNLSASTVNKAIVLLDGSTIYSENGHSTIDGNVTLQSGTGAINVNSAGTAPGLIMSGVIGGPGGLLKIGNAQLALTGLSSYTGPTTVSNGFLYVEGSIGGSVAV, from the coding sequence ATGAAAATCACCCCACTCCAATTCCTGACGATGTTCGCAGCAGCGTTCTTCACCAGCGGTATAGCATCAGCGGGGACCTATTCCTGGACCGGCGCCAGCGGCACGGACCTGTTGTGGGCCACCCCGGGTAACTGGGACCCCGCAGGCCCTCCCACTCTCACCGATAGCGCCATCTTTAATGATGAGGGCGCAACAAACAGCTCCGGGGCTGATGCAGCCGACAATGTGGTGGGAGCCGATTTTTCCATCGCGGCTCTTGCCTACAGCCAGACCAACGGCTTTCACAACACCTTTCTCGCGTCCGGCGTCACGTTGGTCGTTTCGAACAGCGCAGCAGGCAACGTGCTGCTGGCCGGCACCGAAACGGACAACGGTTCGAGTCAGCGCGAGACCAATACCGTCTCAGGCAGCGGCGCGCTGGTCCTGAACAATCCCAGCGCCAATGTCCTTGTGCGCCAGGGAAGCGCTGCGGGCAATGGCGCAAAATCCACCCTCGACTTGAGCGGCCTGGACACCTTTACCGCAATGCTTGGGCGTCTCCTGGTCGGAACTGCGAACAGCAGCCCATCCATCAATCGCTCGACGGGGATGCTTTTGCTGGCCAAGACCAACACCATTACAGCCCGTTCGTCCACCGTCGCCGCGATTGATGTCGGCCATAGTTCCAGCAATAACGGCGGGGGCAGCCTCTGGTACCTGGGCCAGACCAACGCGATTTTCGCCGCCAGCATTGCGACGGGCAGCGAGAAGGAAACCGGCAGCTCGATCCTGTTTAATCCCGCGTTCACCAGTCCGGTGGCCTATTTCCGCGCTGCCGATGGAGTCAGTCGCGTCAATATCTGGTCCATGGGCGATGGCGGGGCCAATAGCGGAACGACCACCTGCCGCGGCACGGATGATTTTACCGGTGGATACGTCGATGCCCAAGTCAATACGATAGTCGTAGGCCGGGCCTCGACCGCGGGCACCGGGGCCAACACGAGCACCGGGATACTCACGTTCGATGCCGGCGTTGTTGATGTGAACACCCTCCAGGCCGGCCTCCAGACCTCGGCCAATAACAAGAGCGGCAACGGCACCGTCAACGTGAATGGCACCGGCACGCTCCTGGTCAACGCCACTCTCGAGCTCGGCCACACGACCGGCGGCAACGGCGCAGCCAGCACCTCGGGCACACTCAATATCAACGGGGGGACAGTGATTGCCAACGTCATTACCAATGCCGGGGCGGGCACAACCGCGATCAATCTGAGCGACGGCAAGCTGGTGGTCACCAATTACGGCGGCAGCGTCGGCACAACTGTGTCGCCGATTGGCGCCTTGGGCATTGGGGACTCGATTCTGACGTTGGCGGCTGCTGCGGGCACCCCCAGCGTTGTTGCGAACATTTTCTTTGTGAGCAGCATTACCAACAACACCATCAATATCGCTTCGATACCCATGGTAAGCGCTTACCCGGCTCAGTTTCCGCTCATCCAAGCTACCGCTCTGAATTCTGCGGACTTCGTCCTGGGGGCGCTTCCCGCCAGCTCGCCTAATTACCAAGGTTATATTTCCAATAACTTCGCCAATAGTTCAGTCGATCTGGTCCTGACCAATGGACCAACCCTTTCTTTCCAACTCGAATGGGCCGGCACCGCCAGTGACGTTTGGGACACCACCTCGCTCAACTGGCTGAAACTGGGCACACCCGTGGCCTTCAACAACGGCCAGCCGGTGCAGTTCGACGATTCAGCCACCGGACCGACAACGATTAATCTCTCGGCCACGTTGCTGCCGGGGGACCTCATCGTCAGCAACAGCTCCAAGACATATGCCTTTACCGGCCCGGGAAGCATCGCAGGCGGGACGGGCCTGACCAAAGCGGGGACCGGCACGTTGATCGTGGATAACAGCGCGGGGAACGCTTTTTCCGGCAGCATTACCATTGATAGCGGCGCAGTCCATGTCGGCAACAGCGATACGAATGGGACCTTGCCTTCCTCGGCCATTCTCGATAACGGCGAACTGGCATGGAATCGCGCAGACAGCGTGGTGGTGCCGAATGCCATCAGTGGCGCCGGTTCTTTTGTTCAAGAGGGAACCGGGTCCGTTGCGCTCACCGGCGCCGACACCTACACCGGGGCGACTCTCGCCAATGCCGGGCTGCTCCTGGTCAATACCACCCTTGCCGGGGGCGGAGTTCTTACCAATGCCCCCGGAGCGACCTTGGGCGGCAACGGAACTAACACTGGCCCGGTCACCGCTAGCGGTATCATTAATCCGGGCAACGGCCCCACTGCGGGCAGCTTTGGCGCAGGCGACCTTACTTTATACCCTGGGGCAGGATTGGCTTTTGATATGAACCCGGCCGACGCGACGCCGGGCAGCGGCATCAATGATATCATCGAAGTGGCAGGAAACCTGGCTCTCAACAACAACCAGGTAATGGTGAATTTCGAGGGGTTGCCGGCGATTGGCGTCCCTTATCGCCTAATGGATTACAGCGGCACAAGGACGGGGAGCTTTAATCCGGTTGTGGGCGGCACGCATTATACGGCGGCCCTGGACCTCAGCACGCCAAACCAGGTCAATGTCACTTTCTCGGGCTCGGGCGCCAACCTGAAATGGAACTCGACTTCGAGCGGTTCGTGGGACATCGGCGTGAGCGCTAATTGGCTAAACCTGGCGAATAGTTCCCCGGATGTCTTTTACTCGGGCGATACGGTGCTTTTTGATGATTCGGTGGCCGGTGTGGTTACCAACATCAACATCGGAGCCGGCGTCCTGATTGCGCCAACCGCTCTCACCAATATCTCCAGCGCAAATAACTTCACCATTACCGGGGCGGGGCAAATCATCGGAGGTGGCAGTATTGTGAAAGGAGGCACAAGCCTCTTGGCGCTGAATACGGCGAATCCTGCATTTACCGGGCCCATCGATGTGATGGCCGGCACGCTGCAGGTTGGTAGCGGCTCGGCGCTGGGCACCCCCGCCAACGGCGCCACCATCGAGACCGGAGCCGCTCTCGATGTGAATGGGCAAAACCTGGGGTCGAAGCCAATTACCGTTTCCGGAGCTGGAGTGGGTGGGTTGGGGGCAATAATCAACAGCGGTGCGCAGCAAATCAATGCCTTGAAGGTGGTTACCCTGGCAGGGGACACAACCTTCGGTGGCACAGGCCGATGGGATATCCGGGGCGGCTCCGCCTCAATTTCAACGGGGGGCCAGCCCTATAACATTATCAAAACGGGAACCAACCAGGTCTCGCTGGTGGCCGTCAACCCGATTGATGCTGCCCTCGGAAATATTGATATCCAGGAAGGAATCTTTGCCATCCAGACCACAACAACTCAGGTGGGGGACTCGACCAAAACCATTACCGTTCACACTAACGCGATACTGGATGTCTATAACCTGAGCGCCAGCACGGTCAATAAAGCCATCGTCTTGCTGGATGGCTCGACGATTTATAGCGAGAACGGCCATAGCACCATTGACGGCAACGTGACCCTCCAGAGCGGCACCGGCGCCATCAACGTGAATTCGGCCGGAACGGCGCCGGGGTTAATCATGAGCGGCGTGATTGGCGGCCCGGGC